One segment of Tenrec ecaudatus isolate mTenEca1 chromosome 1, mTenEca1.hap1, whole genome shotgun sequence DNA contains the following:
- the LOC142437063 gene encoding late cornified envelope protein 3A-like — MSCQQKQQQCQAPAPPKCTPKCPSSPKCPPKSPAQCSPSGLSGCALTSGGCHGPSSAPGCLLSSHRRRRSHRCRRQSSSCSDDGSGVQAGGSGCGPCSGGGC; from the coding sequence ATGTCCtgccagcagaagcagcagcagtgccAGGCCCCGGCCCCGCCCAAGTGCACCCCCAAGTGCCCttcatcacccaagtgccccccAAAGAGCCCTGCACAGTGCTCCCCCTCAGGCTTGTCTGGCTGTGCTTTGACCTCCGGGGGCTGCCATGGGCCTAGCTCAGCGCCTGGCTGCCTCCTGAGCTCCCACAGGCGCCGCAGGTCCCACAGGTGCAGGCGCCAGAGCTCCAGCTGCAGTGATGATGGCAGCGGTGTGCAGGCCGGGGGCTCAGGCTGTGGGCCCTGCTCTGGGGGTGGCTGCTGA